Proteins found in one Methanooceanicella nereidis genomic segment:
- a CDS encoding amino acid permease, with protein MKLSRNLTFFSVLAMGFADVGADIFIAIGIIAAFAAGLTPVAFFIGAILYVCTALAYAELGSAFPVAGGASTFTRKAFGKFWSFVSGWGLILAYILDIALFTIVGSFYLNQVLHLDIQYVYFIAAGVIVLLIILNLLGIAESAFLNNILTVFATFLIIVISILAYMLLFNTDRLISQALEFQQQSTWTNFAYAIGLSSIAFIGIESITQAAEETKRPSHTIPKAIKVVIILVVTFCLLLSVLSVGSVGWETLSENKENALVAFAKEIPVYGETLVLITGITGFLVCVVSANTGIIGASRVMYSLSKHNLLPKILSWTHPKYKTPWFTVIIFPALAIPLIFVKVEILSGIYAFGALIAYILINLSFIALKNADFDSMFRVPFVFDINFRKKHYKVPLTGLIGFVACAFSLCAVILPQRITLIVGVSWIAIGMLIYVINTRFANKEIHRIPEKEVLAVSKIDEREPTILMSFKLMPHERHIIDIATNLAKEYKCSVTILNIVETPTLVPLWEDLPEEMVLQKKKEIETFEEWFKGSGIDVHVEFKAAREAASGIIRYIETHNVKVVILGKLEGKPSPTVDEIRKNIDVPILIVRNAFSGKIESQQAA; from the coding sequence ATGAAATTGAGCAGGAACCTGACCTTTTTTTCCGTTCTGGCGATGGGATTTGCAGACGTAGGTGCGGATATCTTTATCGCGATCGGTATAATAGCCGCTTTTGCAGCAGGCCTTACTCCTGTCGCGTTCTTCATCGGGGCTATACTTTATGTATGCACCGCACTTGCATACGCGGAACTGGGCTCGGCTTTCCCTGTGGCTGGCGGCGCGTCGACTTTTACCAGAAAAGCCTTCGGCAAGTTCTGGAGTTTTGTATCAGGATGGGGTTTGATACTGGCTTATATCCTGGATATAGCGTTATTCACTATCGTAGGCTCATTCTATCTTAATCAGGTATTGCATCTGGATATCCAGTACGTATATTTCATCGCTGCCGGCGTCATCGTATTATTGATCATACTAAACCTGCTGGGCATCGCCGAAAGCGCTTTTTTGAATAATATCCTTACGGTGTTCGCGACATTTCTTATTATCGTAATCAGCATCCTTGCTTACATGCTATTGTTCAATACGGACAGGTTGATAAGCCAGGCCCTTGAGTTCCAGCAGCAGAGCACATGGACAAATTTCGCATATGCCATCGGCCTTAGCTCTATCGCCTTCATAGGCATAGAATCCATCACACAGGCGGCGGAGGAGACCAAGCGTCCCAGCCACACCATTCCAAAAGCGATCAAGGTCGTTATAATACTGGTCGTCACTTTCTGTTTATTGCTTTCAGTACTGTCCGTCGGCTCGGTCGGATGGGAAACACTTTCGGAAAATAAAGAAAATGCTCTGGTAGCGTTCGCAAAAGAAATACCTGTATATGGCGAGACACTTGTGCTCATCACCGGTATCACCGGATTCCTGGTCTGCGTCGTATCTGCAAACACCGGTATCATAGGCGCGTCAAGGGTTATGTATTCCTTATCCAAACATAACCTGCTTCCGAAGATCTTAAGCTGGACTCACCCGAAATATAAGACCCCCTGGTTCACCGTGATAATTTTCCCGGCACTTGCCATACCCCTGATATTCGTCAAGGTGGAAATATTATCGGGCATATATGCATTTGGTGCCCTGATCGCATATATTTTGATCAACCTGTCATTTATCGCCTTAAAGAACGCGGATTTTGACTCCATGTTCAGGGTGCCTTTCGTATTCGATATTAATTTCCGTAAGAAACATTACAAGGTGCCATTGACCGGCTTGATAGGGTTCGTAGCCTGCGCTTTCTCTTTATGCGCCGTTATTTTACCACAGAGGATCACCCTGATCGTCGGAGTATCATGGATAGCGATCGGCATGCTGATATATGTGATAAATACGCGGTTCGCGAATAAGGAAATTCACAGGATACCTGAAAAAGAAGTGCTTGCGGTTTCAAAGATAGACGAGCGTGAGCCGACAATATTGATGTCATTCAAACTAATGCCGCATGAAAGACATATTATCGACATCGCCACCAACCTTGCAAAAGAATACAAGTGCAGCGTCACTATATTAAACATCGTCGAGACACCTACTCTGGTACCTCTCTGGGAAGACCTGCCGGAGGAGATGGTCCTTCAAAAGAAAAAGGAGATCGAGACGTTCGAAGAATGGTTCAAAGGAAGCGGCATAGACGTCCATGTAGAGTTTAAGGCCGCAAGAGAAGCTGCATCGGGCATAATACGCTATATAGAGACTCATAATGTCAAGGTCGTGATCCTTGGTAAGCTCGAAGGTAAACCTTCCCCGACCGTTGACGAGATACGCAAGAACATTGATGTGCCCATACTGATAGTCAGGAACGCTTTCTCGGGTAAAATTGAATCGCAGCAGGCAGCATAA
- a CDS encoding NUDIX domain-containing protein, producing the protein MIPGKDFVGVGVGAVIVRDDKVLMLLRSDKCRNNVNKWTIPGGMVEPFEKLEDAIVREIAEETGLLIESLYPLIVSDRVFDEQHWVSILYEACANGEPVNKEAEKHIRIEWLSLNDLPENITRPSKDAILAYLNRHKL; encoded by the coding sequence ATGATCCCGGGAAAAGATTTTGTCGGCGTCGGTGTCGGCGCAGTGATAGTTCGTGATGATAAAGTCCTGATGCTGTTGAGATCGGACAAATGCAGGAATAACGTCAACAAATGGACCATACCCGGAGGAATGGTCGAGCCGTTTGAGAAGCTGGAGGACGCGATCGTGCGCGAGATAGCCGAGGAGACCGGATTGCTCATCGAGTCTCTGTACCCTTTAATAGTATCCGATAGGGTATTTGACGAACAGCATTGGGTCAGCATATTATACGAGGCATGCGCGAATGGCGAGCCGGTAAATAAAGAGGCTGAAAAACATATACGCATAGAGTGGCTGAGCCTGAACGATCTTCCTGAAAATATTACCCGCCCAAGTAAAGACGCCATCCTGGCTTATTTAAACAGGCACAAGTTATAA
- a CDS encoding mechanosensitive ion channel domain-containing protein, with amino-acid sequence MLEIGDMAFQTDKIVLIIGIILVSIIAKLISDWVVKHIFVEYPDDTKESMRLIFTVLIIYVGITLLVYIIITNSMFLLVMLALLTITVLYTAKDFIKDFFTRISLLTVKAFGIGDYIDVIGQKGRVLKIGSLYTMLRRDDNSIICIPNEIIVRSMVINYTKADYIKLQESFTVNVEEQDITKVYSRITEELDIFGYRRAKILHSQTPEGMRFAVTINLEDAASISNDTSNLHKALNIVRGEFVSD; translated from the coding sequence GTGCTTGAGATCGGGGACATGGCTTTCCAGACCGATAAGATCGTATTGATCATCGGTATAATCTTAGTATCGATAATTGCAAAATTGATCTCTGACTGGGTAGTGAAACATATTTTTGTAGAATACCCGGATGACACAAAAGAATCAATGCGGTTGATATTCACCGTTCTTATAATATATGTCGGCATTACGCTACTGGTCTATATAATTATCACCAATTCAATGTTCCTACTGGTAATGCTGGCGCTATTAACCATTACCGTACTTTATACCGCTAAGGATTTCATTAAAGATTTCTTTACGAGAATAAGCCTTTTAACCGTCAAAGCCTTCGGGATAGGGGATTATATAGATGTGATCGGCCAGAAAGGCAGGGTCCTCAAGATCGGCAGCCTCTACACGATGCTAAGGCGCGACGATAATTCTATAATCTGCATACCGAATGAGATCATTGTCAGATCTATGGTGATCAATTATACTAAAGCTGATTATATCAAACTTCAGGAGTCTTTTACCGTTAATGTCGAGGAACAGGATATTACTAAAGTATATTCCCGTATCACAGAAGAGCTGGACATTTTCGGGTACAGGCGGGCGAAGATACTGCATAGCCAGACTCCGGAGGGCATGAGATTCGCAGTGACGATCAATCTCGAAGACGCGGCATCCATATCGAACGATACATCAAACCTGCATAAGGCGCTAAATATCGTAAGGGGCGAGTTCGTATCCGATTAG
- a CDS encoding non-histone chromosomal MC1 family protein: MKRKATKKTQTREKKNFGLISDKGDEIGTFSGAQPRDAALKAANRGYTNIVLREKGTKKLHYFTGKKELVPVPKSAPSWIKESAKKKGGKISKANVSKVGIANLEYSELARNPKELFKVPKVKASKK; the protein is encoded by the coding sequence ATGAAAAGAAAAGCAACTAAGAAGACACAGACTAGAGAGAAGAAGAACTTCGGCCTTATAAGCGATAAGGGCGATGAGATAGGGACGTTCAGCGGTGCACAACCCAGGGATGCCGCTTTAAAGGCGGCAAACAGGGGATACACTAACATCGTTCTCAGAGAGAAGGGCACTAAAAAGCTTCACTATTTCACCGGCAAAAAAGAGCTGGTGCCGGTGCCCAAGAGCGCGCCTTCGTGGATAAAGGAATCCGCTAAAAAGAAAGGCGGTAAGATCAGCAAAGCCAATGTCTCTAAGGTCGGTATAGCGAACCTGGAGTACAGCGAACTGGCAAGGAACCCAAAGGAGCTTTTTAAGGTACCTAAGGTCAAGGCATCCAAGAAATGA
- a CDS encoding YgiQ family radical SAM protein: MMKKPRRCKFLPVSREEMNALGWDECDIVLISGDAYVDHPSFGVAMIGRVLEDAGYKVGIIPQPDIKDKSSFTILGEPRFCFGVSSGNVDSMVSNYTANRRIRSEDDYSPGGRGGKRPDRAVTVYCNKIRETYKEKPIIIGGIEASLRRFAHYDYWDDRVRQSILADAPASMIAYGMAEKPMIEIMKGLEKGDDISELTNIRGTVYKTREISRLEDYVELPDYNEVSKNKISFANSFKTYSDEQDPIHGKTLVQRHPKTIIVQNTPSYPLTTEEMDNIYELPYARKQHPSYKEEIPALRTTLFSITSHRGCFGGCSFCAIANHQGRIIQSRSKGSIINEAKLLTKMPEFKGVITDVGGPTADMYMMGCAKQATQGTCKDRMCLYPEPCPNLKRDHEHIVQLLKAVKSVPGVKKVFIGSGIRYDLAMLDESYLYEICKNNISGQLKVAPEHVSKEVTDLMCKPSIERYRQFVEKYRELNKKLGKEQYIIPYFISGHPGATLECAIELAEYVRDMGYYIEQVQDFTPTPSTLSGCMYHTEYNPYTGKKVYVPKSKEERRMQRALLQYKNPDNYDLVKEALMKAGRKDLIGNSEKCLIPRSRPLGYRRK, translated from the coding sequence ATGATGAAAAAACCTCGACGCTGTAAATTTTTACCGGTATCAAGGGAAGAGATGAACGCTCTGGGATGGGACGAGTGTGACATAGTGCTGATTAGCGGAGATGCATACGTAGACCATCCATCCTTCGGTGTCGCAATGATAGGCAGAGTGCTCGAGGATGCAGGATATAAGGTCGGCATTATCCCTCAGCCAGATATCAAAGATAAAAGCTCTTTTACCATACTCGGAGAGCCGCGATTTTGCTTTGGAGTATCATCGGGTAACGTCGATTCAATGGTCAGTAATTATACCGCAAACAGGCGTATCAGGTCGGAAGATGACTATAGCCCGGGAGGCAGAGGAGGAAAAAGGCCGGACCGCGCGGTAACAGTTTATTGTAACAAGATAAGGGAGACCTATAAGGAAAAGCCGATTATCATCGGCGGTATAGAGGCCAGCCTGAGACGTTTCGCCCATTATGATTACTGGGACGACCGGGTAAGGCAATCAATACTCGCTGACGCTCCGGCTAGCATGATAGCTTACGGGATGGCAGAAAAACCCATGATAGAGATCATGAAAGGGCTGGAAAAAGGCGATGACATAAGCGAGCTTACAAATATCCGGGGAACGGTCTATAAGACCAGGGAGATATCCAGACTTGAGGACTATGTGGAATTACCGGATTATAACGAAGTCTCAAAGAATAAGATATCCTTTGCTAACTCATTCAAAACTTACTCGGACGAACAGGACCCCATCCATGGAAAAACATTAGTACAGCGCCATCCGAAGACGATAATTGTCCAGAATACCCCTTCCTACCCCTTGACAACTGAGGAGATGGACAATATCTATGAACTGCCATATGCAAGAAAACAACACCCGTCATATAAAGAAGAGATCCCGGCTTTAAGGACAACCCTATTTTCTATAACCAGCCACAGGGGATGTTTCGGAGGCTGCTCTTTTTGCGCCATCGCAAATCACCAGGGGAGAATTATACAGAGCAGAAGTAAGGGTTCCATAATAAATGAAGCAAAACTGCTTACTAAAATGCCCGAATTCAAGGGAGTTATCACTGATGTCGGCGGACCTACGGCTGACATGTATATGATGGGATGCGCAAAACAGGCAACTCAGGGTACATGTAAAGACCGTATGTGCCTTTATCCGGAACCTTGCCCGAACCTGAAAAGAGATCATGAACATATAGTACAGCTCTTAAAAGCTGTAAAAAGCGTACCGGGAGTGAAAAAAGTCTTCATAGGCTCAGGGATAAGATACGACCTGGCTATGCTTGATGAAAGCTACCTATACGAGATATGCAAGAATAACATAAGCGGCCAGCTTAAGGTCGCGCCGGAACACGTCTCTAAAGAAGTCACGGATCTTATGTGCAAGCCTTCCATCGAGAGGTACAGGCAATTTGTGGAGAAGTATAGAGAGCTAAATAAAAAACTTGGAAAGGAGCAATATATAATACCATATTTCATATCGGGACACCCGGGAGCGACACTTGAGTGTGCCATTGAGCTGGCAGAGTATGTTCGCGATATGGGATATTATATAGAACAGGTACAGGATTTTACACCGACTCCGTCAACCCTTTCCGGATGTATGTATCATACCGAATATAATCCTTACACGGGGAAGAAAGTATACGTGCCAAAAAGCAAAGAAGAAAGAAGGATGCAGAGAGCGCTTTTACAATATAAGAACCCTGATAATTATGATCTGGTGAAAGAGGCGCTTATGAAGGCCGGCAGAAAAGACCTCATAGGCAATAGTGAAAAATGCCTTATCCCGAGGTCAAGGCCTCTCGGGTACAGGAGAAAATAG
- a CDS encoding peptidase MA family metallohydrolase yields the protein MKWMAIGCILLLMSAGVATGASSGKAHFSISYKGSWQNFNPVNLGSVLERSYNEIDYYLGTCPEDIKVVIIKKKEMDKLGEYVEAFSAWNKKSSAIVIREETLDDPDSLEVVVKHELCHLGLNNILASKEGKGFEWMEEGICMLLSKEPLDDGKVSRSIMKNGFLTYREIAKSVDSDEYSVTKNGYIQSYSLCKYIATKFGVKTLIDIFKHPGPDFEDAFKDSTGVDFSRTYKEWQYNVMASSARDSRSGVNFQRSIDLNLLGEWDEIMAR from the coding sequence ATGAAGTGGATGGCGATTGGGTGCATACTATTATTGATGAGTGCCGGTGTGGCTACAGGTGCTTCTAGCGGCAAGGCTCATTTCTCTATTTCTTACAAGGGCAGCTGGCAAAACTTTAATCCGGTGAATCTCGGCAGCGTGCTTGAAAGGTCATATAATGAGATCGATTATTATCTCGGTACATGTCCCGAGGATATAAAGGTCGTGATAATCAAGAAAAAAGAGATGGATAAGCTGGGCGAATACGTGGAGGCATTTTCTGCATGGAATAAAAAATCGAGTGCGATCGTAATAAGAGAGGAGACCCTGGATGACCCCGATTCGCTCGAGGTCGTGGTAAAACATGAGCTATGCCATCTTGGCCTTAATAATATTTTGGCGTCGAAGGAAGGCAAAGGGTTCGAATGGATGGAAGAGGGCATTTGCATGCTGCTGTCAAAGGAGCCGCTCGATGATGGTAAGGTCTCAAGGTCTATCATGAAAAACGGGTTCCTGACATATCGCGAGATAGCGAAATCGGTCGACAGTGATGAATATAGCGTGACAAAGAATGGATACATACAGTCTTACAGCCTGTGCAAATATATCGCGACAAAATTCGGGGTTAAAACGCTTATCGATATCTTTAAGCATCCGGGTCCTGACTTTGAGGATGCGTTTAAAGATAGTACAGGTGTCGATTTTTCGCGAACCTATAAAGAGTGGCAATACAATGTCATGGCGAGTTCTGCCAGGGATAGCAGAAGCGGCGTTAATTTCCAGCGTTCAATCGACCTGAATCTTTTAGGTGAATGGGATGAGATAATGGCCCGGTAA
- a CDS encoding TVP38/TMEM64 family protein has product MRAALIAAWALTLLILALFLGPEHIISAYKNITPEGIKQFVLAFGIFAIAVYILIHIIRPFLFLPVTPFTVAGGFLFGMFYGLFYSMLGLLLSATLTYIISRYIFRDYVKGRIKERFIGLRNSFEKNSVYYVAIMRIIPVIPYDVVGYLAGASSVKIDHYVKGSIIGAFPGAFALTMLGSSLTNMGSATFYMSIVLVIIVIVLPKFIKKILPE; this is encoded by the coding sequence ATGAGAGCGGCACTTATAGCTGCCTGGGCCCTGACGCTTTTAATACTGGCATTATTTTTAGGCCCGGAACACATCATAAGCGCATACAAAAATATAACTCCCGAAGGTATAAAACAATTTGTCCTGGCTTTTGGCATATTCGCCATAGCCGTGTATATCCTTATCCACATCATCAGGCCTTTCTTATTTTTGCCTGTCACGCCGTTCACTGTCGCCGGAGGTTTCTTATTTGGCATGTTCTACGGCCTGTTCTATTCTATGCTAGGGCTTTTATTGAGCGCTACTTTGACCTATATCATATCACGATATATTTTCCGGGATTATGTGAAAGGGCGTATAAAAGAAAGATTTATCGGCTTACGCAACAGCTTTGAAAAAAATAGCGTATATTATGTCGCAATAATGAGGATCATACCTGTAATCCCATATGATGTGGTCGGCTATCTTGCGGGAGCGTCAAGCGTTAAAATCGACCATTATGTAAAAGGCAGTATAATAGGCGCATTTCCGGGTGCTTTCGCATTGACGATGCTCGGGAGCAGCCTTACGAACATGGGGTCAGCCACTTTTTATATGAGCATTGTCCTTGTCATTATCGTGATAGTGCTTCCGAAATTTATAAAAAAAATATTACCGGAATGA
- the pyrF gene encoding orotidine-5'-phosphate decarboxylase, with product MTIVPDSRLIIALDVTDREEALQISRKIGGLVDAIKVNYPLILSCGLGIVPEIKKYANVIADFKVADIPNTNRLICEETFKAGADAIICQGFVGNDSVKACVDVAAQFGKEVYVVTEMSHPGAIDFIQKHAMDLVDVAIKNGASGIIAPATRPERLSEIKRRSKDLKILSPGVGAQGGDARTTLDAGADFIIVGRSIYNAKDPYQAAIDLIGQLRR from the coding sequence ATGACGATAGTTCCTGATTCAAGACTTATCATCGCCCTGGACGTCACAGACAGAGAAGAAGCGCTTCAGATCTCCAGGAAAATAGGCGGTCTCGTCGATGCGATAAAAGTAAATTACCCATTGATATTATCCTGCGGCCTCGGCATCGTGCCGGAGATCAAAAAATATGCGAATGTCATAGCAGACTTTAAAGTGGCTGATATCCCTAACACGAACCGGCTCATATGCGAGGAGACTTTCAAGGCCGGCGCCGATGCCATCATATGCCAGGGCTTTGTAGGGAACGATAGTGTTAAAGCGTGTGTCGATGTTGCGGCACAATTCGGCAAGGAAGTATATGTTGTGACCGAGATGAGCCATCCCGGCGCTATTGATTTTATACAAAAGCATGCTATGGATCTTGTGGACGTCGCGATAAAAAACGGGGCGTCAGGCATAATTGCGCCCGCGACCAGGCCTGAGAGGTTATCCGAGATAAAAAGGAGATCAAAGGACTTAAAGATACTTTCTCCGGGAGTCGGTGCACAGGGGGGCGATGCCCGTACCACTTTAGACGCAGGGGCCGATTTTATCATAGTGGGAAGAAGTATATATAATGCAAAAGACCCATATCAAGCAGCGATAGACCTGATAGGACAACTGCGCCGATGA
- a CDS encoding KGG domain-containing protein: MAKKESKGEISVREAGRRGGTTTKERHGPEFYKQIGHKGGQKVKELIERGKAAEK, encoded by the coding sequence ATGGCAAAAAAGGAATCGAAAGGAGAAATCAGTGTAAGAGAAGCGGGAAGACGTGGTGGCACAACTACCAAGGAAAGGCATGGACCAGAATTCTATAAGCAGATCGGCCACAAAGGCGGCCAAAAAGTCAAGGAGCTTATAGAAAGAGGCAAAGCTGCCGAGAAGTAA
- the sppA gene encoding signal peptide peptidase SppA: protein MSLKDLLFSSDERHKLAFPAIILFSIVILIALALIAFNGFSQSDTLKDAIKSSKIMGKIGLVKQNKIAVIYIDGTMVSDKSSSGGAACYSSDVVRNLIKASEDPEVKAIVLRVNSPGGTPVAAEEIIFQMQKTKKKKPIVVSMGDIATSAAYYVSSQADKIVANPDTFTGSIGVIWVFKNKTKYYDEEGINFYIAKSGDYKDVGSDWRGLSEEEKNYVQDIIDESYERFVCNVAYGRNLSVDDIKAIADGRVITGSKAKKVGLVDEIGGLYDAVYLAKELAKVDGKITVLFMNEPD, encoded by the coding sequence TTGAGCCTGAAGGATTTATTATTTTCATCCGATGAGAGACATAAGCTGGCTTTTCCGGCGATCATTCTCTTTAGCATAGTAATACTGATCGCACTGGCATTGATAGCTTTTAACGGTTTTAGTCAGTCGGATACGTTAAAAGATGCTATAAAGAGCAGTAAGATAATGGGTAAAATTGGGCTTGTAAAACAAAACAAGATAGCGGTCATATATATTGATGGCACTATGGTCTCTGATAAGTCATCCAGCGGCGGTGCAGCGTGTTACTCAAGCGATGTGGTGCGCAATCTGATTAAAGCTTCCGAGGACCCGGAAGTAAAGGCGATCGTTTTAAGGGTCAACTCACCCGGAGGGACACCTGTGGCTGCTGAAGAGATCATATTCCAGATGCAGAAAACAAAAAAGAAAAAGCCAATCGTAGTTTCGATGGGGGACATAGCCACTTCAGCGGCGTACTATGTATCATCGCAGGCTGACAAAATAGTGGCAAACCCGGACACTTTCACAGGAAGCATTGGCGTTATCTGGGTGTTCAAGAATAAAACAAAATACTATGATGAGGAAGGCATCAATTTCTACATAGCAAAATCCGGGGACTATAAAGATGTAGGCTCCGACTGGAGAGGATTGTCCGAAGAGGAAAAAAATTATGTCCAGGACATCATCGACGAAAGCTATGAACGGTTCGTATGTAATGTGGCCTACGGCAGGAATCTGTCAGTGGATGATATAAAAGCGATAGCGGACGGCAGGGTCATTACCGGATCCAAGGCCAAAAAAGTCGGACTTGTGGATGAGATCGGCGGCCTGTATGACGCTGTGTACCTTGCAAAAGAACTGGCTAAAGTGGACGGTAAGATAACAGTCCTTTTTATGAATGAGCCGGACTAA